Proteins co-encoded in one Quercus robur chromosome 8, dhQueRobu3.1, whole genome shotgun sequence genomic window:
- the LOC126694711 gene encoding tRNA nucleotidyltransferase cca2-like isoform X1, translated as MYKIDSSSSNLDHFFAFSFPLTLANTLHKLPILNARVFAFALQSQAIIMANTNSASAPVVEEVKERIELTQIERRIFDRLLATLRHFGLTNHHLRVAGGWVRDKLLGKECYDIDIALDNMLGSEFVDKVRDYLLSTGEQVQGVAVIPCNPEQSKHLETARMRLFDMWIDFVNLRSEEYSVNSRIPTKQKFGTAEEDAYRRDLTINSLFYNINTDSVEDFTKRGIADLKSGKIVTPLPPKTTFLDDPLRVIRAIRFGARFGFLLDEDLKEAASCDEVKDALAAKISRERIGVEIDLMLSGNQPVKAMMYICDLMLFWIVFTLPPKFEPARSEGCDRISIGYLDATWSLIQLIGDSTFNDEQGRLSLYAALFLPFRKTIYKDNKAKKIPVVNYIFRESLKRKASDAETVVNLHSALDKFLSLIPFLVSDGNIQPIEVNWGRGLDDVPLTSKLRVLTGLLLREIKDFWRVTLLLSTLLYPTEVDCTEDFPKQHFQLDKQRDLFEAVESAIAKLGLEKVWDAKPLVNGKDIMSVLQLKAGGPLIRVWQQQKLLAWQLAHPYGTAEECTDWMRQSHSKRVKTE; from the exons ATGTACAAAATTGACTCCTCGTCCTCAAATCTTGaccatttttttgctttttcattCCCACTCACTCTCGCTAATACCCTGCACAAACTCCCAATCCTAAACGCAAGGGTTTTTGCCTTTGCATTGCAGAGCCAAGCGATAATAATGGCAAATACAAACTCTGCGTCTGCACCAGTGGTTGAAGAAGTAAAGGAGAGGATTGAACTGACACAGATTGAGCGGAGAATCTTCGACAGGCTTCTCGCCACTCTTCGCCATTTTGGCCTCACCAATCACCATCTCCGAGTCGCAGGTGGCTGGGTCCGCGACAAGCTTTTAGGGAAAGAGTGCTACGACATTGATATCGCTCTCGACAACATGTTGGGAAGTGAATTCGTCGACAAAGTCAGGGACTACTTGTTGTCTACTGGAGAACAAGTCCAAGGTGTCGCTGTTATTCCATG CAATCCTGAACAGTCTAAACATTTAGAAACAGCAAGGATGCGCCTTTTTGATATGTGGATTGATTTTGTAAACTTACGGTCTGAAGAGTACAGTGTTAATAGCCGCATTCCTACAAAG CAAAAATTTGGCACAGCAGAAGAGGATGCATACAGAAGGGATTTAACCATCAACAG CCTGTTCTACAATATTAACACTGATTCAGTTGAAGATTTTACTAAAAGAG GCATTGCAGATCTAAAATCTGGAAAGATAGTGACCCCTTTACCTCCGAAGACTACTTTTTTGGATGATCCTTTACGAGTTATTCGAGCCATCCGTTTtg GTGCAAGATTTGGATTCCTATTAGATGAAGATCTAAAGGAAGCTGCTTCCTGTGATGAAGTGAAAGATGCTCTTGCAGCTAAAATTAGCAGAGAGCGCATTGGAGTTGAA ATTGATCTCATGCTCTCTGGAAATCAACCAGTTAAAGCAATGATGTATatttgtgatttgatgttaTTTTGGATTGTCTTCACTCTTCCTCCCAAGTTTGAGCCTGCCAGGTCAGAAGGCTGTGATAg GATTAGCATTGGTTACTTAGATGCTACATGGAGCCTCATTCAATTGATTGGAGACTCTACTTTCAAT GATGAACAAGGAAGGCTGTCCTTGTACGCTGCCTTGTTCCTCCCATTTAGGAAGACCATATATAAAGATAACAAGGCCAAAAAG ATACCTGTTGTCAATTACATTTTCCGGGAGTCTCTTAAGCGAAAAGCCAGTGATGCTGAGACA GTTGTAAATCTACACAGTGCATTGGACAAATTCTTATCTTTGATTCCTTTCCTAGTGTCCGATGGGAACATCCAACCCATTGAAGTTAATTGGGGAAGAGGATTGGATGATGTCCCTCTTACTTCAAAACTTCGGGTACTGACAG GATTACTTCTACGAGAAATCAAAGATTTTTGGCGAGTGACCTTGTTGTTGTCTACATTGTTATATCCCACTGAAGTTGATTGTACAGAAGATTTTCCAAAGCAGCACTTTCAATTGGACAAGCAAAGAGATCTATTTGAGGCAGTTGAAAGTGCCATTGCTAAATTAG GTCTTGAGAAAGTGTGGGATGCAAAACCACTGGTCAATGGGAAGGACATTATGAGTGTCTTGCAGCTTAAAGCTGGAGGACCACTTATTAGGGTTTGG CAGCAACAAAAATTGCTTGCGTGGCAACTAGCCCATCCCTATGGAACTGCAGAGGAATGCACTGATTGGATGAGGCAAAGCCATTCTAAGCGTGTAAAGACAGAGTAA
- the LOC126694711 gene encoding tRNA nucleotidyltransferase cca2-like isoform X2, with product MYKIDSSSSNLDHFFAFSFPLTLANTLHKLPILNARVFAFALQSQAIIMANTNSASAPVVEEVKERIELTQIERRIFDRLLATLRHFGLTNHHLRVAGGWVRDKLLGKECYDIDIALDNMLGSEFVDKVRDYLLSTGEQVQGVAVIPCNPEQSKHLETARMRLFDMWIDFVNLRSEEYSVNSRIPTKQKFGTAEEDAYRRDLTINSLFYNINTDSVEDFTKRGIADLKSGKIVTPLPPKTTFLDDPLRVIRAIRFGARFGFLLDEDLKEAASCDEVKDALAAKISRERIGVEIDLMLSGNQPVKAMMYICDLMLFWIVFTLPPKFEPARSEGCDRISIGYLDATWSLIQLIGDSTFNDEQGRLSLYAALFLPFRKTIYKDNKAKKIPVVNYIFRESLKRKASDAETVVNLHSALDKFLSLIPFLVSDGNIQPIEVNWGRGLDDVPLTSKLRVLTGLLLREIKDFWRVTLLLSTLLYPTEVDCTEDFPKQHFQLDKQRDLFEAVESAIAKLGLEKVWDAKPLVNGKDIMSVLQLKAGGPLIRVWQQKLLAWQLAHPYGTAEECTDWMRQSHSKRVKTE from the exons ATGTACAAAATTGACTCCTCGTCCTCAAATCTTGaccatttttttgctttttcattCCCACTCACTCTCGCTAATACCCTGCACAAACTCCCAATCCTAAACGCAAGGGTTTTTGCCTTTGCATTGCAGAGCCAAGCGATAATAATGGCAAATACAAACTCTGCGTCTGCACCAGTGGTTGAAGAAGTAAAGGAGAGGATTGAACTGACACAGATTGAGCGGAGAATCTTCGACAGGCTTCTCGCCACTCTTCGCCATTTTGGCCTCACCAATCACCATCTCCGAGTCGCAGGTGGCTGGGTCCGCGACAAGCTTTTAGGGAAAGAGTGCTACGACATTGATATCGCTCTCGACAACATGTTGGGAAGTGAATTCGTCGACAAAGTCAGGGACTACTTGTTGTCTACTGGAGAACAAGTCCAAGGTGTCGCTGTTATTCCATG CAATCCTGAACAGTCTAAACATTTAGAAACAGCAAGGATGCGCCTTTTTGATATGTGGATTGATTTTGTAAACTTACGGTCTGAAGAGTACAGTGTTAATAGCCGCATTCCTACAAAG CAAAAATTTGGCACAGCAGAAGAGGATGCATACAGAAGGGATTTAACCATCAACAG CCTGTTCTACAATATTAACACTGATTCAGTTGAAGATTTTACTAAAAGAG GCATTGCAGATCTAAAATCTGGAAAGATAGTGACCCCTTTACCTCCGAAGACTACTTTTTTGGATGATCCTTTACGAGTTATTCGAGCCATCCGTTTtg GTGCAAGATTTGGATTCCTATTAGATGAAGATCTAAAGGAAGCTGCTTCCTGTGATGAAGTGAAAGATGCTCTTGCAGCTAAAATTAGCAGAGAGCGCATTGGAGTTGAA ATTGATCTCATGCTCTCTGGAAATCAACCAGTTAAAGCAATGATGTATatttgtgatttgatgttaTTTTGGATTGTCTTCACTCTTCCTCCCAAGTTTGAGCCTGCCAGGTCAGAAGGCTGTGATAg GATTAGCATTGGTTACTTAGATGCTACATGGAGCCTCATTCAATTGATTGGAGACTCTACTTTCAAT GATGAACAAGGAAGGCTGTCCTTGTACGCTGCCTTGTTCCTCCCATTTAGGAAGACCATATATAAAGATAACAAGGCCAAAAAG ATACCTGTTGTCAATTACATTTTCCGGGAGTCTCTTAAGCGAAAAGCCAGTGATGCTGAGACA GTTGTAAATCTACACAGTGCATTGGACAAATTCTTATCTTTGATTCCTTTCCTAGTGTCCGATGGGAACATCCAACCCATTGAAGTTAATTGGGGAAGAGGATTGGATGATGTCCCTCTTACTTCAAAACTTCGGGTACTGACAG GATTACTTCTACGAGAAATCAAAGATTTTTGGCGAGTGACCTTGTTGTTGTCTACATTGTTATATCCCACTGAAGTTGATTGTACAGAAGATTTTCCAAAGCAGCACTTTCAATTGGACAAGCAAAGAGATCTATTTGAGGCAGTTGAAAGTGCCATTGCTAAATTAG GTCTTGAGAAAGTGTGGGATGCAAAACCACTGGTCAATGGGAAGGACATTATGAGTGTCTTGCAGCTTAAAGCTGGAGGACCACTTATTAGGGTTTGG CAACAAAAATTGCTTGCGTGGCAACTAGCCCATCCCTATGGAACTGCAGAGGAATGCACTGATTGGATGAGGCAAAGCCATTCTAAGCGTGTAAAGACAGAGTAA